A region from the Bactrocera dorsalis isolate Fly_Bdor chromosome 1, ASM2337382v1, whole genome shotgun sequence genome encodes:
- the LOC105230738 gene encoding probable ATP-dependent RNA helicase DDX23, translated as MVNDKRRRSHSRERRDRDRERDRERDRDRDYERERDRDRGRDREREREKERNRPRSRSRGRDRDKVADKRRLEEKVKDEKEEKKPNIKEDLELEDVKLYDEKNKLTKKEPLSLEELLEKKKKEEETRSKPVFLTKEQRAAEALKRRQEEVAAMRSAQSAATAAAIAGTDNANNVISHTQLKNERMDRKDRERDYDRRDREKGRDRDRDRDRERERDRDKDRDRDSKRAEDLSHKDKEKELEAIRERYLGIIKKKRRVRRLNDRKFVFDWDAGEDTSIDYNNLYKERHHVQFFGRGNVAGIDIKEQKRTQSKFYGDLLEKRRTEAEKEQEKVRLKKVKRKEDKQKWDDRHWSEKAHEEMTERDWRIFREDYNITIKGGKIPNPIRSWAESGFPKEIIEIIDKVGYKEPTPIQRQAIPIGLQNRDIIGVAETGSGKTLAFLIPLLSWIQSLPKIERLEDADQGPYAIIMAPTRELAQQIEEETIKFGQPLGIRTVVVVGGLSREEQGFRLRLGCEIVIATPGRLIDVLENRYLVLSQCTYIVLDEADRMIDMGFEPDVQKILEYMPVTNLKPDSEEAEDASKLMENFYSKKKYRQTVMFTATMPPAVERLARSYLRRPATVYIGSVGKPTERTEQIVFMMGEHDKRKKLMEILSKGIEPPVIIFVNQKKGADVLAKGLEKLGYNSCTLHGGKGQEQREYALAALKSGAKDMLVATDVAGRGIDIKDVSLVINYDMAKTIEDYTHRIGRTGRAGKNGVAISFVTKDDSALFYDLKQCVMASPVSICPPELMNHPDAQHKPGTVVTKKRREEKIFA; from the exons ATGGTCAACGATAAAAGACGCCGTTCACATTCAAGGGAACGCCGGGATAGAGATCGAGAGAGAGATCGCGAGCGTGACCGTGATAGGGATTATGAACGGGAGCGTGACCGAGATCGTGGCCGTGACCGGGAACGAGAACGGGAAAAGGAACGCAATAGACCTCGTTCTAGGTCTCGAGGAAGAGATCGAGATAAGGTCGCGGACAAACGTCGTTTAGAAGAAAAAGTGAAAGATGAAAAAGAGGAGAAAAAACCGAACATCAAAGAAGATTTGGAACTGGAAGATGTCAAATTGTATGACGAAAAGAACAAATTGACTAAAAAGGAACCACTTTCACTAGAAGAACTacttgaaaagaagaaaaaggagGAGGAAACAAGAAGCAAGCCTGTTTTCCTGACAAAAGAGCAAAGAGCTGCCGAAGCCTTGAAACGACGTCAGGAGGAAGTAGCTGCTATGCGAAGTGCTCAAAGTGCTGCAACTGCTGCTGCAATTGCTGGAACCGATAATGCAAATAATGTGATATCACACACACAacttaaaaatgaaagaatggATCGGAAAGACCGGGAACGAGATTATGATCGTCGTGACCGAGAAAAAGGAAGAGACCGGGACAGGGATCGAGATAGGGAGCGTGAGAGAGATAGAGACAAGGATAGGGATAGAGATAGTAAACGCGCAGAAGACCTTTCACACAAGGATAAAGAAAAGGAGTTGGAAGCGATACGTGAACGCTATTTGGGTATTATAAAGAAAAAGCGACGTGTACGCAGACTTAATGATCGGAAGTTTGTGTTCGATTGGGATGCTGGAGAAGATACCTCTATTGATTATAACAACTTATATAAGGAACGACATCACGTGCAATTTTTCGGTCGTGGTAATGTTGCAGGAATCGATATCAAAGAACAAAAGCGTACACAGAGTAAGTTTTATGGAGATCTATTAGAGAAACGACGTACAGAAGCCGAGAAGGAGCAAGAGAAGGTGCGATTAAAGAAGGTAAAACGCAAAGAAGACAAGCAAAAATGGGATGATCGTCATTGGTCTGAAAAAGCTCATGAAGAGATGACCGAACGCGATTGGCGTATTTTCAGAGAAGATTACAATATTACTATTAAAGGTGGTAAGATTCCGAATCCAATACGCAGTTGGGCGGAATCAGGTTTTCCAAAggaaataatagaaattattgATAAAGTGGGATATAAAGAACCCACACCTATTCAACGACAAGCAATACCAATTGGTTTGCAAAATCGCGATATCATTGGTGTTGCAGAAACTGGTTCTGGTAAAACTCTAGCTTTTCTTATACCTCTGTTATCATGGATTCAGTCACTACCAAAAATAGAACGACTTGAAGATGCGGATCAAGGACCATACGCTATCATAATGGCACCAACACGCGAATTGGCACAACAAATAGAAGAAGAAACAATCAAATTTGGTCAACCACTGGGTATCCGAACGGTGGTTGTAGTAGGTGGTTTATCACGTGAAGAGCAAGGCTTTCGCCTCCGTTTGGGTTGTGAAATTGTTATTGCAACACCTGGTCGattaatcgatgttttggagaacCGATACCTAGTTTTGAgccaatgtacatatatagtattggATGAAGCAGATCGTATGATTGATATGGGGTTTGAACCCGATGTACAAAAGATTCTTGAATACATGCCGGTAACAAACTTAAAACCCGACAGTGAGGAAGCTGAAGATGCGAGTAAATTGATGGAAAACTTCTACTCCAAAAAGAAGTATAG acAAACTGTAATGTTTACAGCTACTATGCCTCCGGCTGTGGAACGTTTGGCAAGATCGTATTTGCGACGACCAGCGACTGTGTACATTGGTTCGGTAGGCAAGCCAACTGAACGTACCGAGCAAATCGTGTTCATGATGGGCGAACACGACAAGCGTAAGAAATTGATGGAAATACTTTCCAAGGGAATCGAACCGCCAGTCATTATTTTCGTCAATCAAAAGAAGGGCGCCGATGTTTTGGCCAAGGGCTTGGAAAAATTGGGCTACAATTCATGTACGCTTCACGGTGGTAAAGGACAAGAGCAACGTGAATACGCACTTGCAGCGCTTAAGTCCGGTGCCAAAGATATGCTCGTCGCAACAGATGTCGCTGGTCGTGGTATTGATATCAAAGATGTTTCGCTAGTCATCAATTATGATATGGCGAAAACAATTGAAGATTACACACATCGTATTGGTCGTACGGGTCGTGCTGGCAAGAATGGTGTAGCGATATCATTTGTCACCAAAGATGACAGCGCTCTCTTCTATGACCTTAAACAATGTGTAATGGCTAGCCCGGTGTCGATTTGTCCACCAGAGCTCATGAATCATCCAGATGCACAGCATAAGCCGGGCACAGTGGTTACTAAGAAGAGACGAGAggagaaaatatttgcttaa
- the LOC105230737 gene encoding cysteine-rich protein 2-binding protein: MHCSYCNRALAEDEDCLECVECDSVVHAKCLRTCRPGDLLGDVFFDFTCAACMNLQNDAPSTSMSAKTAAPRENFVRQRLSWFMIVVLTLYNLSVKSKGLSHHGFFHWRSHIVSFINKNWDFLMEPGTRRRKNWFGSISGNLSHYSPEFFLSGQETIQKSGWWRLAQSNLTPKAIHKKYEEFSQKRSQMRNDKKIHEDIDSADEQQDSKRKRRNDSDDDLIPIADGCSRTIPYMGRTPKVAKQLNIVDDDIKNLQQQQPLNTVQSSLMDFLAENLANDDLFNSLPNISTDTLGGGDEKTDFLPLLETHNDNINNFSPSKAKSKIDSDVTNAKPIADKFKGFSNSDDRHEQKLSSLETSEQLSQEDSIQTPSEYSNDPDDDDEYQPRIVQVTNFQQLNQSPRKELSSSVGEQALLSQLDHTIKKEIKSEAEQSESEDATCRAKGTVQNPESDNEAEGNKTIMSVCKPSLFTKTPRRNWPWLIEEDEVSEDHIDNQTVEKKPFQEAESLIMMSEYEETELLLKLRKIFDMEEKCKIDIPAYVRRFYRKLCVREWKREHGKPLFNLDDQINGKNTDSLANEAKAQIIDRYQLISLSSDNIRKSFYARIAGSFDYEMFESPYSHRILHPFIYRDKEIAPPWLKLMCELQFTVNKQYPFRSTIDFCYVRPNHIAAVNALLQTTFWPGIDMSECLSYPDYSVVALYKKLVVGCGFLVPDVGFNEAYISFMAVRPNWQRCGIGTFMLYHLIQTCMSKDITLHVSASNPAVVLYQKFGFKIEEVILDFYEKYLPINSKQSRTAFFLRLLRS; the protein is encoded by the exons ATGCATTGCTCTTATTGTAATCGGGCTCTTGCTGAGGACGAAGATTGTCTTGAGTGCGTAGAATGTGATTCTGTGGTACACGCAAAGTGCCTACGCACGTGTCGGCCTGGTGATTTATTAGGTGATGTTTTCTTTGATTTCACCTGTGCGGCGTGTATGAATTTGCAAAATGATGCGCCTTCTACCTCAATGTCGGCTAAAACCGCTGCTCCACGCGAAAATTTCGTGCGTCAGCGTTTGTCCTGGTTCATGATTGTGGTTTTGACCCTATACAATTTATCGGTGAAATCAAAGGGCCTAAGTCATCATGGCTTCTTCCATTGGCGTTCGCATATTGTGAGTTTTATCAATAAGAATTGGGACTTTTTAATGGAACCAGGAAC ACGACGGCGCAAAAATTGGTTTGGTTCCATATCCGGTAACTTATCACATTATAGTCCCGAGTtctttttatccggccaagaaaCAATCCAAAAATCAGGTTGGTGGCGTCTAGCTCAGTCTAATTTAACTCCAAAAGctattcacaaaaaat ATGAAGAATTTAGTCAGAAGCGCTCACAAATGCGCAATGACAAGAAAATCCATGAGGATATTGATAGCGCTGATGAACAACAGGATAGCAAGCGCAAACGTCGTAATGATTCCGATGATGACTTGATACCAATAGCTGATGGTTGCAGCCGTACtat ACCATATATGGGTCGCACCCCTAAAGTAGCCAAGCAGCTTAATATAGTTGATGATGACATTAaaaacttacaacaacaacaaccacttaaCACTGTTCAGTCAAGTTTAATGGACTTTTTGGCAGAAAATTTAGCTAACGACGATTTATTCAATTCCTTGCCGAATATTTCCACAGACACTCTCGGTGGTGGAGATGAAAAAACTGATTTTCTGCCGCTACTTGAAACTCACaatgataatataaataatttcagtCCATCAAAAGCGAAAAGCAAGATTGATTCTGATGTCACTAATGCAAAGCCTATAGCTGATAAATTCAAAGGCTTCTCCAATTCAGACGATCGACATGAACAAAAATTGTCCTCATTAGAAACTTCTGAACaatt GTCTCAAGAAGATTCTATTCAAACTCCATCTGAGTACAGTAATGATCCAGATGACGACGATGAATATCAACCGCGCATAGTACAAGTAACCAATTTTCAACAGCTCAACCAGTCTCCAAGAAAAGAGCTTAGCAGCTCAGTAGGCGAACAAGCGTTGTTATCTCAATTGGATCACACAATCAAAAAAGAGATAAAATCTGAGGCAGAACAATCGGAAAGCGAAGATGCCACATGCAGAGCTAAGGGAACAGTTCAAAATCCTGAGTCGGACAATGAGGCTGAGGGTAATAAGACCATTATGAGTGTTTGCAAACCTAGTCTTTTCACAAAAACACCTCGACGGAACTGGCCATGGTTAATAGAAGAAGACGAGGTATCTGAAGATCATATAGACAACCAAACCGTTGAAAAGAAGCCTTTTCAGGAAGCTGAAAG TTTAATAATGATGAGTGAATACGAAGAAACCGAACTTTTATTGAAGTTACGAAAAATATTCGATATggaagaaaaatgcaaaattgataTTCCCGCCTATGTACGGAGGTTCTACAGAAAACTTTGTGTTCGTGAATGGAAACGTGAACATGGCAAGCCACTTTTCAACCTAGACGATCAAATAAATGGCAAGAACACCGATTCACTAGCGAACGAAGCCAAAGCACAAATCATTGATAGATATCAG CTTATATCGCTTTCTTCGGACAACATACGCAAATCGTTCTACGCAAGAATCGCGGGATCTTTTGACTATGAAATGTTTGAATCGCCATATTCCCACCGAATTTTACATCCGTTCATCTACAGAGATAAGGAAATAGCTCCACCTTGGTTAAAA CTAATGTGCGAGCTCCAATTTACTGTTAATAAACAGTATCCGTTTCGCTCAACAATTGATTTTTGTTATGTGCGTCCTAATCACATCGCTGCAGTCAACGCTTTACTGCAAACAACCTTTTGGCCTGGGATCGACA TGTCTGAATGCCTTAGCTATCCGGATTACAGTGTGGTAGCGCTCTACAAAAAGTTGGTGGTCGGTTGTGGTTTTCTTGTACCTGATGTCGGTTTCAATGAGGCATACATTTCCTTTATGGCCGTCCGACCCAATTGGCAACGTTGCGGCATAGGTACATTTATGCTTTATCATCTTATACAG acttGTATGTCAAAGGACATAACGTTGCATGTATCCGCCTCTAATCCCGCCGTTGTACTATACCAAAAATTCGGCTTTAAAATAGAGGAAGTAATACTCGATTTTTATGAGAAATATTTACCCATCAATTCTAAGCAGAGTCGAACTGCTTTCTTTCTAAGACTTTTGAGGTCATAG